The Bdellovibrionota bacterium genome window below encodes:
- a CDS encoding sensor domain-containing diguanylate cyclase gives MKKTVDALQIFSEIGKTLTSTLDIKEVLRIVLQKISELLHPTSWSLLLLDEKDMVLCYEILINEPAVDRNVPV, from the coding sequence TTGAAGAAAACGGTCGACGCGCTGCAGATCTTCAGCGAGATCGGCAAGACCCTTACATCCACGCTCGACATCAAAGAGGTCCTCCGGATCGTCCTGCAAAAAATTTCCGAGCTTCTGCACCCCACCAGTTGGTCGTTGCTCCTTCTAGATGAGAAGGACATGGTTCTCTGCTACGAAATTTTGATCAACGAACCGGCCGTCGATCGGAACGTTCCGGT
- a CDS encoding PIN domain-containing protein, protein MTTLYIESSAVLRWLLTEAEHNIVAASVQHADTVVSSALTGVEVERALISAEALTTLKSAQRHELQGAFAAAQRRWILMEINADVRKRASEPFPVEPVRALDAIHLATALEFLKTHPNLAILSFDHRIRKNLAPLGLTEVAASA, encoded by the coding sequence TTGACCACATTGTACATCGAGTCTTCGGCAGTACTCCGTTGGCTCCTCACGGAGGCCGAACACAATATTGTAGCCGCGTCCGTACAACATGCGGATACGGTTGTCAGTTCGGCGCTGACCGGCGTCGAGGTAGAACGCGCACTTATCAGCGCTGAGGCATTGACCACCCTAAAGAGCGCCCAACGACATGAGCTTCAGGGAGCGTTCGCCGCCGCACAACGCAGATGGATCCTGATGGAGATCAATGCCGATGTACGCAAGAGAGCCTCCGAACCGTTTCCGGTAGAGCCTGTCCGCGCTCTCGATGCAATTCACCTGGCTACGGCGTTGGAATTCCTCAAGACACACCCCAATCTTGCGATTCTTTCGTTCGATCACCGAATCCGGAAAAACCTCGCGCCCTTGGGTCTGACCGAGGTTGCCGCTTCAGCGTAG
- a CDS encoding Maf family protein: MARIILASASLRRKELLESAGIVVEVRASDIAEVGYGGDPAHLPLRMAKQKVKSVRAALGPSFDGWILGADTVVALQKETFGKPHDEKDARRMLERLSGREHTVYTGFRVEGFDGDFREGTVATVVEFAPMTSSEIDTYIRSGEPFDKAGAYAIQGKGGRFVRAIRGSYSNVVGLPLFEVIQALRELGAIKDT, from the coding sequence ATGGCTCGAATCATATTGGCTTCGGCGTCCCTGCGGCGGAAGGAGCTTTTGGAATCGGCCGGAATTGTCGTCGAGGTGCGGGCGAGTGATATAGCCGAGGTGGGATATGGCGGAGATCCGGCGCACCTGCCTCTTCGGATGGCGAAACAGAAGGTGAAGTCGGTGCGAGCGGCGCTGGGTCCATCGTTTGACGGGTGGATTTTGGGCGCCGATACGGTTGTGGCGCTGCAAAAAGAGACTTTCGGTAAGCCGCACGATGAGAAAGACGCTCGGCGGATGCTCGAAAGGCTCTCCGGACGGGAGCACACGGTCTACACGGGATTTCGTGTGGAAGGGTTCGACGGTGATTTTCGGGAGGGGACGGTGGCTACGGTCGTCGAGTTTGCACCGATGACCAGTTCAGAGATCGATACCTATATTCGTTCCGGCGAACCCTTCGACAAGGCGGGCGCCTATGCGATTCAGGGCAAGGGAGGGAGATTCGTAAGGGCGATTCGCGGTTCTTATTCGAACGTCGTCGGCCTTCCTCTGTTTGAAGTGATTCAAGCTCTGCGCGAACTGGGCGCGATCAAGGATACGTAG
- a CDS encoding YggS family pyridoxal phosphate-dependent enzyme yields MSEPSIGDRWRSVLGRVEADCDRAKRERTSVRVVAVTKGVAVERIAEAYRAGARIFGENYVQELLPKMAALPGLIEGGQADWHFIGSLQSNKAKMIVGKVALVHSVDRWSLAQALDKASNKSAGLSPKILVEVNIASETTKGGIPPSELRSFVERLSHETTLETQGLMVFPPFSDDPERSRAYFAQTRKLAEEIEAMKLLRVKMRELSMGVTNDFEVAIEEGATLVRIGTAIFGPRS; encoded by the coding sequence GTGTCCGAGCCTTCCATTGGCGATCGATGGCGATCGGTTCTCGGACGCGTTGAAGCCGACTGTGACCGCGCCAAACGAGAGCGTACCTCCGTCCGCGTTGTGGCTGTGACGAAGGGAGTCGCGGTTGAAAGAATTGCCGAAGCGTACCGCGCGGGGGCCCGGATCTTCGGCGAAAATTACGTTCAGGAACTCTTGCCGAAAATGGCGGCGCTGCCTGGTTTGATTGAGGGAGGTCAGGCCGACTGGCATTTTATCGGATCGCTGCAGTCGAATAAGGCGAAAATGATCGTTGGAAAAGTCGCTCTGGTTCATTCGGTCGACCGCTGGTCGCTCGCCCAAGCGCTGGATAAGGCTTCCAATAAGTCGGCCGGTTTAAGCCCGAAAATCTTGGTGGAGGTCAACATTGCCTCGGAAACGACGAAAGGCGGGATTCCTCCCTCCGAATTGCGTTCGTTTGTGGAACGTCTCTCTCACGAGACGACTTTGGAAACCCAAGGTCTGATGGTTTTTCCACCGTTCAGCGACGATCCGGAACGTTCCCGAGCCTACTTCGCACAGACCCGAAAACTCGCGGAGGAAATTGAAGCGATGAAGCTGCTGCGCGTCAAAATGCGGGAACTTTCGATGGGTGTGACGAACGATTTTGAGGTGGCGATCGAAGAAGGGGCGACGTTGGTTCGGATCGGCACGGCCATCTTCGGCCCGCGCAGCTGA
- a CDS encoding DivIVA domain-containing protein, translating into MKLTPLDLVQQKFKKGVRGYEAKEVDAFLELVRTEWEALLRANQSQQDELDRRKKRLEEYQEKERTLQDTLVTAQRLTDGFKQSAKKEADILIGQAELQADKIIHQAHGRLTDIIDEINELKRQRALFESKLRGMLDGHLRLLELQDEARKSAQIEDVSVLPRRA; encoded by the coding sequence ATGAAACTGACGCCACTGGATCTCGTCCAACAGAAGTTCAAGAAGGGCGTGCGGGGGTACGAAGCGAAAGAAGTGGACGCCTTCTTGGAATTGGTGCGCACCGAATGGGAAGCGCTTCTTCGGGCGAATCAGTCTCAACAAGATGAGCTGGACCGCCGGAAGAAGCGATTGGAAGAGTATCAGGAGAAAGAGCGGACGCTTCAAGACACGTTGGTCACGGCCCAACGCTTGACCGACGGGTTTAAACAGTCGGCCAAAAAAGAGGCGGACATTCTGATCGGCCAGGCGGAACTGCAAGCCGACAAGATTATCCATCAGGCGCACGGCCGGTTGACCGATATCATCGACGAAATCAACGAATTGAAGCGGCAGCGGGCGCTGTTCGAAAGCAAATTGCGCGGGATGCTGGACGGCCATCTTCGGCTTTTGGAGCTTCAAGACGAAGCCCGGAAGAGTGCGCAGATCGAGGATGTGAGCGTCCTTCCCCGCCGCGCGTAA
- the folD gene encoding bifunctional methylenetetrahydrofolate dehydrogenase/methenyltetrahydrofolate cyclohydrolase FolD: protein MAILDGKALAAKIHGEIKRDIEAFTKETGIRPGLAAVRVGVNEASRVYVNRKAKACNEVGIYSKKIELPEDTSEKALLEVVDSLNRDKEIHGILVQLPLPKQISTDRILAAVDVEKDVDGFHIFNVGRLAAGQPGLVPCTPLGVIRILEEYDIPIEGAEAVIVGRSQIVGKPVAQLLLARHATVTICHSRTKDLPEVCRRADILVAAIGKAEMIRGDWVKKGATVIDVGINRKKEDGTLVGDVAFHEAEERAGWITPVPGGVGPLTIAMLLSNTLKAAKERARIH, encoded by the coding sequence GTGGCGATCCTCGACGGTAAAGCACTCGCGGCAAAAATTCATGGCGAAATTAAGCGGGACATAGAGGCTTTTACCAAGGAAACCGGGATTCGGCCCGGCCTGGCCGCCGTCCGCGTGGGGGTGAACGAGGCATCGCGCGTTTATGTCAACCGAAAGGCCAAGGCCTGCAACGAGGTCGGGATCTATTCGAAGAAGATTGAGCTTCCGGAAGATACGTCCGAAAAAGCGCTGCTGGAGGTGGTCGACTCCCTCAACCGGGACAAAGAGATTCATGGAATTCTCGTACAGCTACCTCTGCCGAAACAGATTTCCACCGATCGGATATTGGCTGCCGTAGACGTGGAAAAAGACGTCGACGGGTTTCACATCTTCAATGTCGGCCGCCTAGCCGCAGGGCAACCGGGACTCGTTCCATGTACGCCGCTGGGTGTGATTCGGATTCTTGAAGAATACGACATCCCGATTGAAGGAGCGGAGGCGGTTATTGTGGGGCGGAGTCAAATCGTCGGCAAGCCGGTGGCCCAGCTTCTCTTAGCGCGGCATGCGACCGTCACCATCTGCCATTCCCGAACGAAAGATCTCCCCGAAGTGTGCCGTCGCGCCGATATTTTGGTGGCGGCTATCGGCAAGGCGGAGATGATCCGCGGGGATTGGGTTAAAAAGGGCGCCACGGTGATCGATGTCGGGATCAACCGAAAAAAAGAGGATGGCACGCTCGTGGGGGATGTCGCGTTTCATGAAGCCGAAGAGCGGGCGGGTTGGATAACGCCGGTTCCCGGAGGTGTCGGGCCGCTGACCATCGCGATGCTTTTGTCGAATACGCTGAAAGCCGCCAAAGAACGGGCGAGGATCCATTGA
- the gcvT gene encoding glycine cleavage system aminomethyltransferase GcvT, whose amino-acid sequence MTELRRTPLYEQHKALGAKLVPFAGWEMPVEYTGILAEHEAVRTKMGIFDVSHMGEIEIHGKRALEFCQRVSTNDASRLKAGKIQYSAICNEDGGVLDDCTLYRLADEHFLFVVNASNRDKIFEWFKAHPMEGVKVEDRSDDYALIALQGRGAEALLSRVVKRDLSTILFYEFTWTELVGAAAIISRTGYTGEDGFEIYIPTNKAADVWELLLREGTKDGLVSVGLGARDTLRLEMGYLLYGNDVDERHTPLEAGISWAVKLDKGNFFGRERLVHQRQEGLKRKLRGIKMTGRGIPRSHYEIHFHGKKIGEITSGTFSPTLKQGIGLGYLEAGVVDAISVDVVIREKETPAVVVKPPFVAGSIKR is encoded by the coding sequence TTGACCGAGTTAAGGCGAACCCCTCTTTACGAACAACACAAAGCTCTCGGCGCGAAACTGGTCCCCTTCGCGGGTTGGGAAATGCCGGTCGAGTACACCGGCATTTTGGCGGAACATGAGGCGGTGCGGACGAAAATGGGCATCTTCGACGTGAGCCACATGGGCGAAATCGAAATTCACGGCAAGCGGGCGCTCGAATTTTGCCAGCGGGTTTCGACCAACGATGCGTCCCGTTTAAAGGCCGGGAAGATTCAATATTCGGCTATTTGTAATGAAGACGGGGGCGTGCTGGATGACTGCACGCTCTACCGCCTGGCCGACGAACATTTTTTGTTCGTCGTGAACGCCTCCAACAGAGACAAGATCTTCGAATGGTTTAAGGCGCACCCGATGGAGGGGGTCAAAGTGGAAGACCGGAGCGATGATTACGCGTTGATCGCTCTTCAGGGGCGCGGAGCGGAAGCTCTCTTGAGCCGTGTTGTGAAGCGGGACCTGTCGACCATTCTTTTCTACGAATTCACCTGGACCGAGCTGGTCGGGGCGGCGGCGATCATTTCCCGGACCGGCTACACGGGCGAAGACGGTTTTGAAATCTACATTCCGACGAATAAAGCGGCCGATGTTTGGGAGCTGCTCTTGCGGGAGGGCACGAAGGACGGCCTGGTTTCCGTGGGCTTGGGGGCGCGCGATACGCTTCGACTGGAGATGGGTTACCTCCTCTACGGCAACGATGTGGACGAGAGGCACACTCCGCTGGAAGCGGGCATCAGCTGGGCCGTCAAACTCGATAAAGGGAACTTTTTCGGCCGAGAACGCCTGGTACACCAGCGGCAAGAGGGCCTGAAGCGGAAACTTCGGGGAATTAAGATGACCGGCCGGGGGATCCCCCGTTCCCATTACGAAATCCATTTTCATGGGAAGAAGATCGGCGAGATCACGAGCGGAACGTTCTCGCCGACGCTGAAACAGGGTATCGGCCTGGGATACCTGGAAGCCGGGGTGGTGGACGCCATTTCGGTGGATGTGGTCATTCGAGAAAAAGAGACGCCCGCGGTTGTCGTAAAGCCTCCGTTTGTCGCGGGGTCGATCAAACGGTGA
- the gcvH gene encoding glycine cleavage system protein GcvH translates to MELPEDLRYTREHEWVRIDEKKMVATIGITDYAQEQLGDVVYVELPEEGEDVVKQEPFGSVESVKAVSDLFAPISGEVVEANDALVDSPEMINEEPYGEAWMIRVKIKDLADLEDLMDSKAYKKFLNSQTEEA, encoded by the coding sequence ATGGAATTACCTGAGGATCTTCGGTACACGCGCGAACACGAGTGGGTTCGGATTGACGAAAAAAAGATGGTGGCCACGATCGGCATCACCGATTACGCCCAGGAACAGCTGGGGGATGTGGTCTACGTGGAACTCCCGGAAGAGGGGGAGGACGTCGTCAAGCAAGAACCGTTCGGCAGCGTCGAATCCGTGAAGGCCGTTTCCGATCTTTTCGCGCCGATTTCGGGGGAAGTAGTGGAGGCGAACGACGCGCTGGTTGATTCGCCGGAGATGATCAATGAAGAGCCGTACGGCGAAGCTTGGATGATTCGCGTGAAGATCAAGGATTTGGCCGATCTCGAAGATCTGATGGACTCGAAAGCGTACAAGAAATTCCTCAATTCCCAGACTGAGGAAGCTTAA
- the gcvPA gene encoding aminomethyl-transferring glycine dehydrogenase subunit GcvPA — protein MRDIPLTNADREAMLRSVGMSAVEELFAHLPADVRRKTTLNLPPSKTEAELRHYFRELGRKNEAVSSNGWLSFLGAGCYEHFIPAVVDNLVSRGEFATAYTPYQPEVSQGTLQAIFEFQSMIANLFSLDVANASMYDGASSIAEAVLMALRIKKGSRVYISKGVHPDYRETIRTYVRDMDVEISDLDVDAEGKTLTTRLRPDKAVVVVQQPNFFGVVEPIETMAEWVHKSGALFAVTTTEAMAFGLLRGPGSQGADVVAGEGQSFGNAMSYGGPHVGLFATKKEFIRQLPGRLVGKTVDQEGKDGYVLTLATREQHIRRERATSNICTNHSLCALRSCIYMALVGEKGLREISLRNAWVARKLRARLLEIQGVQPLYTGPVFNEFALRLPISSDAYLASMEQQKILGGVPLSRWDKQQDREILVALTETKSEDDVERYVSAARNSL, from the coding sequence ATGCGGGATATCCCCCTTACAAACGCCGATCGAGAGGCGATGCTTCGGAGTGTCGGTATGTCAGCCGTGGAGGAGCTTTTCGCTCACCTGCCGGCCGATGTGCGGCGAAAGACCACGCTTAATCTGCCGCCTTCCAAAACCGAAGCGGAACTTCGCCATTATTTCCGGGAGCTGGGCCGAAAAAATGAGGCGGTCTCGTCCAATGGATGGCTCTCGTTCTTGGGAGCGGGCTGTTACGAACATTTTATCCCGGCGGTCGTCGATAACCTCGTATCCCGCGGTGAATTTGCGACGGCGTACACACCGTACCAGCCGGAGGTGAGCCAAGGGACGCTCCAGGCCATCTTCGAGTTTCAGTCGATGATCGCCAATTTGTTCAGCTTGGATGTGGCTAACGCGTCGATGTACGACGGCGCTTCCTCCATCGCCGAGGCTGTGTTGATGGCGTTACGAATCAAGAAGGGGTCTCGGGTTTATATTTCGAAAGGGGTTCATCCGGACTACCGAGAAACGATCCGAACGTACGTTCGCGACATGGACGTAGAGATTTCGGATCTGGATGTCGATGCGGAAGGGAAGACGTTAACAACGAGGCTTCGGCCGGACAAGGCCGTCGTTGTGGTTCAGCAGCCGAATTTTTTTGGCGTCGTAGAGCCGATCGAGACGATGGCCGAGTGGGTCCACAAAAGTGGCGCTCTTTTCGCCGTAACCACGACGGAAGCCATGGCATTCGGCCTGCTTCGGGGACCGGGATCCCAAGGCGCGGATGTGGTCGCCGGTGAAGGCCAGTCGTTCGGAAATGCCATGAGTTACGGCGGGCCCCATGTCGGTCTTTTCGCCACGAAGAAGGAATTTATCCGGCAGCTTCCCGGCCGCTTGGTGGGTAAGACGGTCGATCAGGAAGGGAAAGACGGCTACGTTCTTACGTTGGCCACTCGCGAACAACACATTCGGCGGGAGAGAGCCACGTCGAATATTTGCACGAATCATTCGCTCTGCGCCCTTCGTTCCTGCATTTATATGGCTTTGGTCGGAGAGAAAGGACTTCGAGAGATTTCGTTGCGAAACGCCTGGGTCGCGCGAAAATTGCGGGCCCGGCTCTTGGAGATTCAAGGCGTACAGCCTCTCTATACAGGGCCGGTCTTCAATGAGTTCGCCCTCCGGCTCCCGATCTCAAGCGACGCCTATCTTGCCTCGATGGAACAGCAGAAGATTTTGGGTGGTGTGCCCCTCTCTCGATGGGACAAGCAACAAGATCGAGAAATTCTGGTTGCATTGACCGAAACCAAATCCGAGGACGACGTCGAACGCTACGTATCGGCCGCGAGGAATTCCCTGTGA
- the gcvPB gene encoding aminomethyl-transferring glycine dehydrogenase subunit GcvPB has protein sequence MKPKIREVQRAYHSVADLLAASHSVGEADTNSYVRAIPADQTKGLLPAELTREKIENFPQLAEVEVVRHFTRLSQLNFGIDGGFYPLGSCTMKYNPKVNDQVAAEDGYALLHPCTPEKYAQGALEVMFRLQEALISISGLKAASLHPAAGAQGELVGVKMITAYHRKCGDQKRKVILIPDSAHGTNPASVALSGIQVKELRSNEKGILDIAEVEKAMDDTVAALMVTLPNTLGIFEENIVEISKLIHDRGALLYCDGANLNALVGQVEFKAMGVDVMHINLHKTFSTPHGGGGPGAGPVVVSEKLTEFLPVPIVREREGRYYLDHTIPFTVGRFRSHYGNFGMLLRALCYIYAYGAEKISKISEVAVLNANYIKAQLREHFHLPYDSPSLHEVVFSDKWQQKDHHVTTLDMAKRLMDFGIHPPTIYFPLVVRGAIMIEPTETESKRDLDDFVAAMVQISEEVRSDPKKVTSAPHNLGIRRLDETRAARDPKVTWNTGS, from the coding sequence GTGAAACCGAAGATTCGCGAGGTTCAGCGGGCGTATCATTCGGTGGCCGATCTTTTGGCGGCCAGTCACTCGGTGGGTGAAGCTGATACGAACAGTTACGTTCGCGCAATCCCGGCGGATCAGACGAAGGGACTTTTGCCTGCCGAACTCACGCGGGAGAAAATTGAGAATTTCCCGCAGCTCGCCGAAGTGGAAGTCGTCCGGCACTTTACCCGTCTGTCCCAACTCAATTTTGGAATCGACGGGGGCTTCTATCCGCTCGGATCCTGCACGATGAAATACAACCCAAAAGTGAACGATCAGGTGGCGGCGGAGGACGGCTACGCGTTGCTTCATCCCTGCACGCCGGAGAAATATGCCCAGGGAGCGCTCGAAGTCATGTTCCGGCTCCAGGAAGCGTTGATCTCGATCAGCGGTCTCAAGGCGGCGAGCTTGCATCCAGCTGCGGGAGCGCAAGGAGAATTGGTCGGAGTCAAGATGATCACCGCGTATCATCGGAAATGCGGAGATCAGAAACGGAAGGTCATATTGATTCCGGATTCGGCTCACGGCACCAACCCCGCCAGCGTCGCGCTTTCCGGTATACAGGTGAAGGAACTTCGTTCGAACGAGAAAGGGATTCTCGATATCGCGGAGGTCGAAAAAGCGATGGACGACACCGTCGCGGCCCTCATGGTCACGCTTCCCAATACGCTCGGAATTTTTGAAGAGAATATCGTTGAGATTTCGAAATTGATTCACGACCGGGGTGCGCTTTTGTACTGCGATGGAGCGAACTTGAACGCTCTGGTCGGTCAAGTCGAATTCAAGGCGATGGGCGTGGACGTCATGCACATCAATCTCCACAAGACGTTCTCGACACCTCACGGGGGAGGGGGACCCGGCGCGGGACCGGTCGTCGTGTCGGAAAAATTGACCGAATTTCTTCCGGTGCCGATCGTCCGGGAGAGGGAAGGGCGCTACTATTTGGATCACACGATCCCCTTTACGGTCGGCCGGTTTCGATCGCATTATGGAAACTTCGGAATGCTTCTTCGGGCGCTTTGTTACATCTATGCCTATGGCGCGGAGAAGATTTCGAAGATCAGCGAGGTCGCCGTGTTGAATGCGAATTACATCAAGGCGCAGCTTCGGGAGCATTTCCATCTGCCGTACGATTCACCTTCGCTTCATGAAGTCGTGTTTTCGGACAAATGGCAGCAGAAGGACCATCACGTCACGACGCTCGACATGGCCAAGCGCTTGATGGATTTCGGAATCCATCCGCCGACGATTTATTTCCCCCTCGTGGTTCGGGGCGCAATCATGATCGAACCGACGGAAACGGAATCGAAAAGAGACCTGGATGATTTCGTCGCGGCCATGGTACAGATTTCGGAAGAAGTGAGGTCAGACCCGAAGAAGGTCACATCCGC